Part of the Cryptosporangium arvum DSM 44712 genome, GGGGATCGCGGCTCGCCGCGAGCACCTCATGTGGCCTCGGCAGCCTGGCCCGAGTCACGTGTCTGCTCTCCTTCCTGCACGGGGTACGTGCCCTGTACCGGTGTCCCCGTGACATGCGCGCCACCCCCGGAGGAAGCGCCGGCCTCTCCGCCGATCTGCCACGGGCCGAACTCGCTACGTCACAGACAACGAGGCGGGCCGAGGGGCGTTACGGGGTTTCGCCGACCGGGTCAGAACAAGGTGTCGAGTGACACCGGAGTGACTGATTCGACCCGTTCCCGAAGCTGCGGGCCGGTGTTCTTCACGTTGCCGACCGCCGGGCCGACCGGCCGCAGCTCCATGCCGGCCAGCAGTTCGGCCGACGGCGGCGCGAGCAGCGCGGCCGGATCGGCCTCCGACTCGCCCAGCCACTGCGCCCAGCGCTCGCGCGGTAGCTGCAGCGGCATCCGGTCGTGCACGGACGCCAGTGGACCGAGCGCATCGGTGGTGACGATCGAGCAGGTGGCCACTTTGTCGTCGCCCTTGCCCCAGACCTCCCAGAGCCCGGCGAAGACGCACAGCCCACCATCGGCACGGGTGAGGTACCAGGCCTGCTTGCCCGGCCCGTCGGGCCGCGGGGACCACTCGTACCAGCCGTCGGCGGGCACCAGGCACCGACGCCGGGCGAACGCGGACCGGAACGCCGGCTTGGTGGCCACCGACTCGGCCCGCGCGTTCATCATCCGGGCGCCGGCCGAGAGATCGGCCGCCCACGACGGCACCAGCCCCCAGCGCAGCGCGTCGACCACCCGGCCGCCCTGCGAGCGCGAGACGCGGACCACCGGCACGGTCGTCGTCGGCGCCACGTTGTAGTCGGGCCGCAACGGCTCGTCGAACGCACTGCCCACCGCGTCGAACTCGGCCACGAGGTCGTCGGCGCTCCGGCTGGAGGCATACCTACCGCACATGGCCGCCACGTTACTGAGCCCCACCGACACTTCCGGCAGACTGACCACCATGCAGATCGATCCCTGGCCGGCCCCTCGCGCGACCGCTCCGGTCGTCGGCACCGTCACGATGCCCGGAAGCAAGTCGGTGACCAACCGCGCGCTGATCCTCGCCGCGCTGGCGTCCGGGCCGTCGACGCTGCGCGCGCCGCTACGCAGCCGCGACTCGGCGCTGATGGCCGACGCGCTGCGGGCGCTCGGCGTCGAGGTGGTGGACGACGGGGCCTGGCACGTCACCCCGCACGCCTTCCGCGGCCCGGCCACCGTCGACTGCGGCCTGGCCGGAACGGTCATGCGTTTCCTCCCCCCGGCCGCGGTGCTCGCCGAGGGACCGGTGGTGCTCGACGGCGACCCGCGGGCGCGGGAACGGCCGATGGGCCGGCTGATCGATGCGCTGCGCGGCCTCGGTGCCGACATCGCCGACGACGGCCGGGCCGCGCTGCCGTTCACGGTGGCCGGCACCGGCGCGCTTCCCGGTGGCAGCGTGACGATCGACGCGTCCGCGTCCTCGCAGTTCGTCTCCGGGCTGCTGCTCTCGGGCGCGCGCTACGACAAGGGCGTGGTCGTCCACCATGACGGCAAACCGGTGCCGAGCCTCCCGCACATCGACATGACGGTCGCGATGCTCCGCGACGCCGGGGTCACGGTCGACGACAGCGAGGCGAACACCTGGCGGGTCGAGCCGGGCCCGATCGCACCGCTCGACCTCGACGTCGAACCCGATCTGTCCAACGCCGCGCCGTTCCTGGCCGCGGCGCTCGCCACCGGCGGCCGGGTGACGGTGACCGGCTGGCCGCGGCGCACCACCCAGCCCGGCGACGCGCTGCGCGACCTCTTCGCCCGGATGGGCGCCCAGGTCACGCTGGACGACGACGGGCTCACGGTCGCCGCCGGTGACCGCCTCACCGGTCTCGACGCCGACCTGCACGACGTCGGTGAGCTGACGCCGGTGCTCGCCGCGCTGGCCGCGCTGG contains:
- a CDS encoding SOS response-associated peptidase, with protein sequence MCGRYASSRSADDLVAEFDAVGSAFDEPLRPDYNVAPTTTVPVVRVSRSQGGRVVDALRWGLVPSWAADLSAGARMMNARAESVATKPAFRSAFARRRCLVPADGWYEWSPRPDGPGKQAWYLTRADGGLCVFAGLWEVWGKGDDKVATCSIVTTDALGPLASVHDRMPLQLPRERWAQWLGESEADPAALLAPPSAELLAGMELRPVGPAVGNVKNTGPQLRERVESVTPVSLDTLF
- the aroA gene encoding 3-phosphoshikimate 1-carboxyvinyltransferase, translated to MQIDPWPAPRATAPVVGTVTMPGSKSVTNRALILAALASGPSTLRAPLRSRDSALMADALRALGVEVVDDGAWHVTPHAFRGPATVDCGLAGTVMRFLPPAAVLAEGPVVLDGDPRARERPMGRLIDALRGLGADIADDGRAALPFTVAGTGALPGGSVTIDASASSQFVSGLLLSGARYDKGVVVHHDGKPVPSLPHIDMTVAMLRDAGVTVDDSEANTWRVEPGPIAPLDLDVEPDLSNAAPFLAAALATGGRVTVTGWPRRTTQPGDALRDLFARMGAQVTLDDDGLTVAAGDRLTGLDADLHDVGELTPVLAALAALAETPSRLRGVAHLRGHETDRLAALATELNNLGGAVTETEDGLAIEPRPLRGGVFGSYEDHRMAQAGVLIGLAVDGVAVENVATTGKTMPTFTTVWTELVSSR